The following coding sequences lie in one Mycobacterium sp. DL440 genomic window:
- a CDS encoding glycosyltransferase: MNVLFVTMDGGGNVPPMLGVARAVADRGDRVRVIGHECLRREVESVGLAFWAYPTARPWDSCREQSPLRWVPMFNDANIGADVRQLCERDRPDVAVVDCMLLPALRAVQDAAVPHAVFSHTFRDYLNGPHRLGAGAAAWFYGYRVSRLWNSADLNIVVTVRRLDPESLRPQPHNVRWVGAVVDAREPDRPEVPARVLVSMSTNGFRGQRRTLARVIEALATLPVNAVVTTGGVIEPGVLPSAPNVDVRGYADHGELLPTCSLLVGHGGHATTFRALAHGIPTLIMPASGLSDQPLIGRSIAAAGAGLTLRRSASVESIRRSIITLLVEPRWAAAAAAIGAEIRATDAAGRAAQLIAGLA, encoded by the coding sequence ATGAACGTTCTGTTCGTGACAATGGACGGCGGGGGCAATGTGCCGCCGATGCTCGGTGTGGCCCGGGCCGTCGCAGACCGAGGCGATCGGGTTCGCGTCATCGGACATGAGTGCCTGCGGCGCGAAGTCGAGAGTGTCGGGCTCGCGTTTTGGGCCTACCCGACTGCGAGGCCCTGGGACTCGTGTCGCGAGCAAAGCCCGCTCCGGTGGGTGCCGATGTTCAACGACGCCAACATCGGTGCCGATGTTCGGCAGCTGTGTGAACGGGACAGGCCGGACGTCGCCGTTGTCGACTGCATGCTGCTTCCGGCGTTACGGGCTGTGCAGGACGCCGCCGTTCCACATGCGGTGTTCAGCCACACGTTTCGTGACTACCTGAACGGCCCGCACCGGCTCGGGGCCGGCGCAGCGGCGTGGTTCTACGGATATCGGGTGAGCAGACTGTGGAACTCCGCGGACCTCAATATCGTCGTCACGGTGCGGCGTCTCGATCCGGAATCCCTGCGGCCGCAGCCGCACAATGTGCGGTGGGTTGGTGCGGTAGTCGATGCGCGCGAACCCGACCGGCCGGAGGTTCCTGCGCGCGTGCTTGTCAGCATGTCCACCAACGGTTTTCGGGGTCAGCGCCGTACCTTGGCACGGGTTATCGAGGCGTTGGCGACGCTGCCGGTGAATGCGGTGGTGACGACCGGCGGCGTGATCGAACCAGGCGTGCTGCCCAGTGCACCGAATGTGGATGTCCGGGGATATGCCGACCACGGCGAACTGCTGCCGACATGTTCGCTGCTCGTCGGGCACGGCGGACATGCTACGACGTTCCGGGCACTGGCCCACGGCATCCCGACGCTGATCATGCCGGCCAGCGGTCTATCCGACCAACCATTGATCGGGCGTTCGATCGCCGCTGCGGGAGCCGGATTGACGCTGCGCAGGTCGGCGTCGGTCGAGTCCATCCGACGCTCGATCATCACCTTGCTCGTTGAACCGAGGTGGGCAGCCGCTGCGGCGGCCATCGGTGCAGAGATCCGGGCAACGGACGCCGCCGGACGGGCCGCTCAACTGATCGCCGGACTTGCGTGA
- a CDS encoding TetR/AcrR family transcriptional regulator: MVGERKGTPGSLTADDWVQAGYALLASDGMRALKIERLCEQIGATRGSFYWHFTDMKGYRAALVASWNAFLEQDRRSLAELEDLPPRERLSGMMKDLLSPRHWTLERAMREWARSDDVAAANVRAADHRVLVAVTKAYLDYGFSPEDSALRGQATFATGIGALHLMDSADALTTADRYERFLDLMLGT, encoded by the coding sequence ATGGTAGGCGAACGCAAGGGCACGCCCGGCAGCTTGACCGCCGATGACTGGGTGCAGGCCGGGTACGCCCTGCTGGCCTCCGACGGCATGCGGGCCCTGAAGATCGAACGCCTCTGCGAGCAGATCGGCGCCACCCGGGGCAGCTTCTACTGGCATTTCACCGATATGAAGGGCTATCGGGCTGCCCTGGTCGCGTCGTGGAATGCGTTCCTGGAGCAGGACCGCCGCTCACTGGCCGAACTCGAGGACCTGCCGCCGCGCGAGCGGCTGTCGGGGATGATGAAAGATCTGCTGTCCCCGCGCCACTGGACGCTGGAACGCGCGATGCGGGAGTGGGCCAGATCCGACGACGTCGCCGCGGCCAACGTGCGCGCGGCAGACCATCGCGTTCTGGTCGCCGTCACCAAGGCCTACCTCGACTACGGGTTCAGCCCCGAGGACTCCGCGCTGCGCGGTCAGGCCACCTTCGCCACGGGCATCGGGGCACTACATCTGATGGACTCAGCCGACGCCCTGACCACAGCCGACCGCTACGAGCGTTTTCTGGACCTGATGTTGGGTACGTGA
- the ligD gene encoding non-homologous end-joining DNA ligase gives MATAATELDVDGIKVRFTSPDKVYYPKLGSAGTKGKLMEYYLSVADRMVTLLKDRPTHLQRFPDGIEGEEIYQKRVPQKHPDYLETCVVTFPSGRTADALKVTHPAAIAWAAQMGTITLHPWQVRCPDTEHPDELRIDLDPQPGTGFAEAAAVACDVLKPLLDELGLVGYPKTSGGRGVHIFLRIRTDWDFIAVRRAGIALAREVERRAPEAVTTSWWKEERGERLFIDYNQNARDRTFASPYSARKTPIATVSTPLSWDELRTANPDDYTIATVPDFLAGREDPWAGIDSKKQSLQPLLDLVAADEERGLGDLPYPPSYPKMPGEPPRVQPSKKVAENWDEDGNPK, from the coding sequence ATGGCAACAGCGGCAACCGAACTCGACGTCGACGGGATCAAGGTCCGGTTCACCAGCCCGGACAAGGTGTACTACCCGAAGCTCGGCTCGGCCGGCACCAAGGGCAAGCTGATGGAGTACTACCTCAGCGTCGCCGACCGTATGGTCACGCTGTTGAAAGACCGGCCCACGCATCTGCAGCGCTTCCCCGACGGCATCGAGGGTGAGGAGATCTACCAGAAGCGGGTGCCGCAGAAGCATCCCGACTACCTGGAGACCTGCGTCGTCACCTTCCCGTCCGGGCGTACCGCCGACGCGCTGAAGGTGACTCATCCGGCGGCGATCGCGTGGGCCGCGCAGATGGGCACCATCACGTTGCATCCCTGGCAGGTTCGCTGCCCCGACACCGAACATCCCGACGAGCTGCGGATCGACCTGGACCCGCAACCGGGCACCGGCTTCGCCGAGGCTGCCGCGGTGGCCTGCGACGTGCTCAAGCCGCTGCTCGACGAGCTCGGCCTGGTCGGCTATCCCAAAACCTCGGGCGGCCGCGGTGTGCACATCTTCCTGCGGATCAGGACCGACTGGGATTTCATCGCGGTCCGCCGGGCCGGGATCGCGCTGGCCCGCGAAGTGGAACGCCGTGCACCCGAAGCGGTGACCACCTCGTGGTGGAAGGAAGAGCGCGGCGAGCGGCTGTTCATCGACTACAACCAGAACGCCCGCGATCGCACGTTCGCCTCGCCCTATTCGGCCCGCAAGACCCCGATCGCGACGGTGTCGACGCCGTTGTCCTGGGACGAACTGCGCACCGCCAACCCCGACGACTACACGATCGCCACCGTGCCGGATTTCCTTGCCGGACGGGAGGATCCATGGGCCGGCATCGATTCGAAGAAGCAGTCCCTGCAGCCGCTGCTGGATCTGGTGGCGGCCGATGAGGAACGCGGTCTCGGTGACCTGCCGTACCCGCCGAGCTACCCCAAGATGCCGGGCGAGCCGCCGCGGGTGCAGCCCAGCAAGAAGGTCGCCGAGAACTGGGATGAGGACGGTAACCCGAAGTAG
- a CDS encoding ATP-dependent DNA ligase, with the protein MEPVDLPVVPPIEPMLAKAQVKVPDEARVWSYEPKWDGFRALAFRDGDEVVLQSRSGKELGRYFPELIDALRDELADRCVLDGEVVVPREVDGRVRLDWESLSQRIHPAASRVRMLAEQTPAHFIGFDALATGDQSLLAEPFRVRREALIEAVEAKQWCHVTRTTTDPELGAQWLQTFEGAGLDGVIAKKLDGPYLPGKREMVKVKHHRDADCVAIGYRIHKSGEGVGSILLGLYRPGGELQMVGGAASFSAKDRLKLLADLEPLREGDEIREGDPSRWNSAADKRWIPVRPELVCEVAYDQMEGNTVHGAGLPATSGHGRRFRHAVKFMRWRPDREPSSCTFDQLDVPLNYDLYDVLAGES; encoded by the coding sequence ATGGAGCCCGTGGACCTACCCGTAGTGCCGCCGATCGAACCGATGCTCGCCAAAGCCCAGGTGAAAGTGCCCGACGAGGCAAGGGTGTGGTCCTACGAGCCGAAATGGGACGGCTTCCGGGCGCTGGCCTTCCGGGACGGCGATGAGGTGGTGCTGCAGTCCCGCAGCGGAAAGGAACTCGGGCGTTACTTCCCCGAACTGATCGACGCGCTGCGTGACGAACTCGCCGACCGCTGCGTCCTCGATGGTGAAGTGGTGGTGCCCCGCGAGGTAGACGGCCGGGTACGTCTGGACTGGGAGTCGTTGTCGCAGCGCATCCATCCCGCCGCGTCGCGGGTGCGGATGCTCGCCGAACAGACGCCGGCACATTTCATCGGATTCGATGCGCTGGCCACCGGTGACCAGTCGTTGCTCGCCGAGCCGTTCCGGGTGCGCCGGGAGGCACTGATCGAGGCCGTCGAGGCCAAGCAGTGGTGCCATGTCACGCGGACCACCACCGATCCAGAACTCGGTGCCCAGTGGTTGCAGACCTTCGAGGGGGCCGGCCTCGACGGGGTGATCGCCAAGAAGCTCGACGGCCCGTACCTGCCGGGCAAGCGGGAGATGGTCAAGGTCAAGCATCACCGCGACGCTGACTGCGTGGCCATCGGTTACCGCATCCACAAGAGCGGGGAGGGTGTTGGCTCGATCCTGCTCGGCCTCTACCGGCCCGGCGGCGAGCTGCAGATGGTCGGTGGCGCAGCCTCGTTCAGCGCCAAGGACCGGCTCAAACTGCTGGCCGACCTGGAGCCGCTGCGGGAGGGCGACGAAATCCGTGAGGGTGACCCCAGCCGCTGGAACTCTGCCGCCGACAAGCGCTGGATCCCGGTGCGCCCGGAGCTCGTGTGTGAGGTGGCGTATGACCAGATGGAGGGCAACACGGTTCACGGAGCCGGGCTGCCGGCGACATCAGGTCACGGTCGGCGCTTCCGGCATGCGGTGAAGTTCATGCGCTGGCGCCCGGACCGAGAACCGTCGAGCTGCACGTTCGACCAGCTCGACGTGCCGCTGAACTACGACCTGTACGACGTCCTCGCGGGGGAGAGCTGA
- a CDS encoding ATP-dependent DNA ligase: MLLPVMPPVSPMLAKPATVIPPDASYEPKWDGFRALVFRDGGEVELGSRNERPMTRYFPEIVEAAKAELPPRCVIDGEIVLPTENGLDFEALQLRLHPAASRVRLLAEQTPACFIAFDLLALEDDDLAGRPFSERRAALVDALGAGPSFHVTPATTDLPTARRWFDEFEGAGLDGLIAKPLTLTYQPDKRVMVKIKHQRTADCVVAGYRLHKSGPDAIGSLLLGLYTDDGELASVGVIGAFPMERRRDLFTELQPLVTSFDNHPWNWAAQVAADPDLARRYGGGSRWNAGKDLSFVPLRPERVVEVRYDHMEGRRFRHTAQFNRWRPDRDPGSCTYDQLEQPVTFRLNDIVPGLLPG; the protein is encoded by the coding sequence ATGCTGCTACCTGTCATGCCGCCCGTCTCGCCGATGCTGGCCAAGCCTGCGACGGTGATCCCACCGGACGCGTCCTACGAGCCGAAATGGGACGGCTTCCGGGCGCTGGTGTTCCGCGACGGTGGCGAAGTCGAGTTGGGCAGCCGCAACGAACGACCGATGACCCGGTATTTCCCCGAAATCGTCGAGGCAGCCAAGGCCGAGCTCCCTCCGCGGTGCGTCATCGACGGCGAGATCGTCCTGCCGACCGAGAACGGTCTGGATTTCGAGGCGCTGCAACTACGCCTGCACCCCGCGGCATCCCGGGTGCGCCTGCTGGCTGAACAGACCCCGGCCTGCTTCATCGCCTTCGACCTGCTCGCGCTCGAGGACGACGACCTCGCGGGGCGCCCGTTCAGTGAACGTCGCGCCGCCCTGGTCGACGCACTGGGGGCCGGTCCCTCGTTTCATGTCACCCCGGCCACCACCGATCTGCCGACCGCGCGGCGCTGGTTCGACGAATTCGAGGGGGCCGGGCTCGACGGGCTCATCGCCAAACCGCTCACGCTGACCTATCAGCCCGACAAACGGGTGATGGTGAAGATCAAGCATCAGCGGACCGCCGACTGCGTGGTCGCCGGCTATCGGCTCCACAAGTCGGGCCCGGACGCAATCGGGTCGCTGCTGCTGGGGCTCTACACCGATGACGGCGAGCTGGCGTCCGTCGGCGTGATCGGCGCCTTTCCGATGGAACGACGCCGGGACCTGTTCACCGAATTGCAGCCGCTCGTCACCAGTTTCGACAACCACCCCTGGAATTGGGCGGCCCAGGTTGCCGCCGACCCGGACCTCGCCCGTCGATACGGCGGCGGCTCACGCTGGAACGCGGGCAAGGACCTGTCCTTCGTGCCGTTGCGCCCCGAGCGCGTTGTCGAAGTTCGCTACGACCACATGGAAGGTCGACGTTTCCGACACACCGCCCAGTTCAATCGATGGCGGCCCGACCGCGACCCCGGGTCCTGCACGTACGACCAGCTCGAGCAGCCAGTTACGTTCCGGCTCAATGATATTGTTCCGGGTCTGCTTCCCGGCTAG
- a CDS encoding LuxR family transcriptional regulator, with the protein MAIVGAGLSLLGRASECAALRTLVSGGRSGGSAVLVVRGEAGVGKTALLDYVVEHAPGFRVTQVAGVESDMELAFAGLHHLCTPLLDKLDKIPEPQRDALSVAFGRGIGPVPDRFLVGLAVLSLLAAAADNKPLLCVIDDAQWLDQVSVQTLGFVARRLLAEPVVLVFAVRDGYDGATDVLPGLPELRVEGLSDSDARDLLDSVFLGRLDARVRDRVVAETRGNPLALLEIPRNVPAAELAGGFWLSPAHLSVGHVEEGFVRRIQSLPDDTRRLVLLAAADPLGDPMLFSRAAGHLGIGIDALAPAEAAGVIEFGSRIRFHHPLVRSAAYRSADATDRREVHRALAVATDPELDPDRRAWHAANAATGPDDEVAAELEASAWRAQSRGGIAAAATFLERAAILSADPALRSSRAIAAAAAKREAAAPEAAYELLSLAELNPLTELQRAQVGRLRAQMEFTRSRGGLPGAPPVRHAAALLLDAAKRLENLDDELARETYIEALAAAMYASRSQPDALVNAAEAARAAVSGIAEPTRAIDFLLIGMAKLVTEGLPTAVDYLRTALELWAEQARSHDGRALHWLALAFPIMHESVAGEMWDFESNDQLATTMVDYARTAGALAILAPAITYKAGAHVLEGEFVAAARLMEEADTISKAIGHHPMKYHKVELAALRGDVTEAGDLIEAGVAEGTAKGEGRLLGVTGYAAAVLCNGLGRYDEALAAARKACEYHDLGFYGWTLLELTEAAVRVGEREVAEDAVRRLEAGAGASGTDWGLGVFAGARALLADDSEADVLFKESIERLGRSRAQVQLARTHLRYGEWLRRQKQRTKAREHLNVAYDMFTKMGAKTFAERARRELTATGEKVRKQPLASGDELTAQEAQIAQLARDGLTNQEIGAQLFISTHTVEWHLRKVFVKLGVRSRRQLRSVSWSS; encoded by the coding sequence ATGGCGATTGTGGGCGCAGGCCTGTCTTTACTCGGCCGCGCCAGCGAATGCGCGGCACTTCGAACACTGGTATCCGGTGGCCGTTCGGGCGGCAGCGCGGTACTGGTGGTTCGTGGCGAGGCGGGCGTCGGGAAGACGGCGCTGCTGGACTATGTGGTCGAACACGCGCCGGGGTTCCGGGTGACTCAGGTGGCCGGGGTCGAGTCCGACATGGAACTGGCCTTCGCCGGGTTGCATCACCTGTGCACACCGCTGCTGGACAAACTTGACAAGATTCCCGAACCGCAGCGCGACGCGCTTTCAGTGGCATTCGGTCGTGGCATCGGCCCGGTACCGGATCGTTTTCTGGTCGGCCTGGCCGTGCTCAGTCTGTTGGCCGCCGCGGCCGACAACAAGCCACTGCTGTGTGTGATCGACGATGCGCAGTGGCTCGATCAGGTGTCAGTGCAGACCCTGGGCTTTGTTGCACGGCGGCTGCTGGCCGAGCCGGTGGTGCTGGTGTTCGCGGTGCGCGATGGCTACGACGGTGCCACCGATGTGCTGCCCGGTCTCCCCGAGCTACGGGTCGAGGGCCTGTCGGACAGCGATGCCAGGGATCTGCTGGACTCGGTCTTCCTGGGCCGGCTCGACGCGCGGGTCCGCGACCGTGTCGTCGCCGAAACCCGCGGGAACCCGCTGGCACTGCTGGAGATTCCGCGTAACGTGCCGGCTGCCGAGCTGGCCGGTGGTTTCTGGCTCAGCCCGGCGCACTTGTCGGTAGGTCATGTGGAGGAAGGATTCGTCCGCCGCATCCAGTCGCTGCCTGACGACACCCGGCGGCTGGTGCTGCTCGCCGCGGCCGATCCGCTCGGCGATCCGATGCTGTTCTCCCGTGCCGCAGGGCATTTGGGGATCGGCATAGATGCGCTGGCACCGGCCGAGGCCGCCGGGGTGATCGAGTTCGGGTCACGCATTCGCTTTCACCACCCTCTGGTCCGGTCGGCTGCCTACCGGTCGGCCGACGCAACCGACCGCCGGGAAGTGCACCGCGCCTTGGCCGTTGCCACCGACCCCGAGCTCGATCCGGACCGCCGGGCCTGGCATGCGGCGAACGCCGCGACCGGTCCCGACGACGAGGTGGCCGCGGAACTGGAAGCCTCGGCATGGCGTGCCCAGAGCCGAGGCGGAATCGCCGCCGCGGCGACCTTCCTCGAGCGGGCGGCGATCCTGTCGGCCGATCCGGCCCTGCGCAGCTCCCGGGCGATCGCGGCCGCGGCGGCCAAACGTGAGGCGGCGGCCCCCGAAGCTGCCTACGAACTGCTCTCTCTGGCCGAACTGAATCCGTTGACCGAGCTGCAGCGGGCCCAGGTAGGCCGGCTGCGTGCGCAGATGGAATTCACCCGCAGCCGGGGCGGTCTACCAGGCGCGCCGCCGGTCCGCCATGCCGCCGCGTTGTTGCTCGACGCTGCGAAGCGGTTGGAGAACCTCGACGACGAGCTCGCCCGGGAGACCTACATCGAGGCGTTGGCTGCCGCGATGTATGCGTCGCGCAGCCAGCCGGATGCCCTGGTGAACGCGGCAGAGGCCGCACGAGCGGCGGTTTCCGGGATCGCCGAGCCGACGCGAGCCATCGATTTTCTGCTCATCGGCATGGCGAAGTTGGTTACCGAAGGCCTGCCCACCGCGGTCGATTACCTGCGTACCGCACTGGAGTTGTGGGCTGAGCAGGCGCGGAGCCACGACGGGAGGGCACTGCACTGGTTGGCATTGGCGTTCCCGATCATGCACGAATCGGTGGCCGGTGAGATGTGGGATTTCGAGTCGAACGATCAGTTGGCCACCACCATGGTGGACTACGCCCGAACCGCAGGAGCCCTCGCGATCCTGGCTCCGGCTATCACCTACAAGGCCGGTGCGCACGTGCTGGAAGGCGAATTCGTGGCGGCGGCAAGGCTTATGGAAGAGGCCGATACGATTTCGAAGGCCATCGGTCACCACCCGATGAAGTACCACAAGGTGGAGCTGGCAGCTTTGCGTGGAGATGTCACCGAGGCGGGTGACCTCATCGAGGCAGGCGTGGCCGAGGGCACCGCCAAGGGTGAGGGCCGGCTGCTGGGGGTCACCGGGTATGCCGCCGCAGTGCTCTGCAACGGTCTGGGCCGTTATGACGAAGCACTGGCCGCGGCCCGGAAAGCCTGCGAGTACCACGATCTCGGGTTCTACGGTTGGACCCTGCTTGAGCTGACCGAGGCCGCCGTGCGCGTCGGCGAGCGGGAAGTCGCCGAGGACGCCGTACGCCGACTGGAGGCCGGAGCAGGGGCCAGCGGAACCGATTGGGGGCTGGGCGTATTCGCCGGTGCGCGGGCCCTGTTGGCCGACGATAGCGAGGCCGACGTGTTGTTCAAGGAGTCGATCGAGCGGCTGGGCCGCAGCCGGGCTCAGGTGCAGTTGGCCCGGACGCATCTGCGGTACGGGGAATGGTTGCGTCGCCAGAAGCAGCGCACCAAAGCGCGGGAGCACCTCAATGTCGCCTACGACATGTTCACCAAGATGGGGGCAAAAACCTTCGCCGAGCGGGCTCGCCGCGAGCTGACGGCGACCGGCGAGAAGGTACGCAAACAACCGCTGGCTTCGGGCGACGAATTGACCGCGCAGGAGGCGCAGATCGCGCAGCTGGCCCGCGACGGCCTGACCAATCAGGAGATCGGTGCGCAGTTGTTCATCAGCACCCACACCGTCGAATGGCACCTGCGCAAGGTCTTCGTCAAGCTCGGTGTGCGGTCCCGCCGGCAGCTGCGCTCCGTCTCGTGGAGCAGTTAG
- a CDS encoding carboxylesterase family protein, whose amino-acid sequence MRERHITGGTIQVEHEDGLVHARGVRYGTAKRFAVSELPAAWSGVRDATQPGPACPQRPSRLAWVTGDALKGLSTNENCLVLTVTAPADAQRLPVMVWFHGGAYVAGSGESAKYDAGSLARAGHVVVVNVSYRLGIFGYLAPPGAGEDNLGLRDQILALRWVQDNIAAFGGDASNVTAFGQSAGAHSVWSLMLSGEAEGLFHRAILQSAPLELDDGRDDMAQAMGSAMATSLAGADPAETSVEKLLAAEGAAVAAVQGFGLLGGLAFAPRLGRTPLPAPADVPDAIAAAASRIELLIGYTKDDAAPFVAMDPRVARLNRVPVLGRLAVRAGSAAITKQAFSGPAERLAEAWRTQGGRVGTYRFDWTPVNAPLGACHCMELPFLFGSPQTWADAPMLGPQRTIDNQLATEIRTRWAQFAHHGVESLPAPALRFG is encoded by the coding sequence GTGCGCGAGCGACACATCACCGGAGGCACGATCCAGGTCGAACATGAGGACGGACTGGTGCACGCGCGGGGCGTGCGCTACGGCACCGCAAAACGGTTCGCGGTTTCCGAGTTGCCCGCAGCCTGGTCGGGTGTCCGGGATGCGACACAGCCGGGCCCGGCCTGCCCGCAGCGGCCGTCGCGTTTGGCGTGGGTCACCGGTGACGCGCTGAAGGGTTTGTCCACCAACGAGAACTGTCTGGTGCTGACCGTCACTGCCCCGGCCGATGCGCAGCGGCTCCCGGTCATGGTCTGGTTCCACGGCGGTGCGTATGTCGCGGGCAGCGGTGAGTCGGCCAAGTACGACGCCGGCTCGCTGGCCCGCGCCGGCCACGTGGTGGTGGTCAATGTGAGCTACCGGCTCGGCATCTTCGGTTACCTGGCACCACCCGGCGCCGGTGAGGACAACCTGGGCCTGCGCGATCAGATCCTGGCGCTGCGCTGGGTGCAGGACAACATCGCCGCATTCGGTGGTGACGCGTCCAACGTCACCGCATTCGGCCAGTCGGCGGGTGCGCATTCCGTCTGGTCGCTGATGTTGTCCGGCGAGGCCGAGGGCCTGTTCCACCGCGCGATCCTGCAGAGCGCCCCGCTGGAGTTGGACGACGGACGGGACGACATGGCACAGGCCATGGGCTCGGCGATGGCCACCTCCCTGGCCGGTGCCGACCCGGCCGAGACGAGCGTGGAAAAGCTGCTGGCCGCGGAAGGCGCCGCGGTCGCCGCCGTTCAGGGCTTCGGTCTGCTGGGCGGCCTGGCGTTCGCGCCGCGGCTCGGCCGGACGCCGCTGCCGGCCCCCGCAGACGTACCCGACGCCATCGCCGCTGCCGCGAGCCGCATCGAGCTGCTCATCGGCTACACCAAGGACGACGCCGCACCGTTCGTGGCGATGGATCCTCGGGTGGCCAGGCTCAACCGGGTGCCTGTTCTCGGCCGGCTCGCCGTTCGGGCGGGTTCGGCGGCCATCACGAAACAGGCGTTCTCCGGCCCCGCGGAGCGCCTGGCCGAGGCCTGGCGAACCCAGGGTGGCCGGGTGGGCACCTATCGTTTCGACTGGACACCGGTCAACGCCCCGCTGGGCGCCTGCCATTGCATGGAGTTGCCGTTCCTGTTCGGCTCACCGCAGACCTGGGCGGACGCCCCGATGCTCGGCCCGCAGCGCACAATCGACAACCAGCTCGCCACCGAAATACGCACTCGCTGGGCGCAATTCGCTCACCACGGGGTGGAATCGCTGCCCGCTCCGGCGCTACGGTTCGGCTGA
- the gluQRS gene encoding tRNA glutamyl-Q(34) synthetase GluQRS — MSLTPAGRFAPSPSADLHIGNLRTAVLAWLFARSTGRRFLLRVEDLDDRTFAEIGTRQVADLAAIGLAWDEPAEWQTGHQDRYDAVIGDLAERGAVYECYCSRKDIAQAPQAPHAPEGAYPGTCRDLTEAERDQRRAETGRPPALRLRTDTFVGTVTDLLHGSYTGIIDDFVVRRGDGVPAYNLAVVVDDAASGVDQVVRGDDLLSSSPRQAYLARLLGHPEPAYAHVPLVLNEDGARLAKRDGAVTLAEIGVERALEQISASLGWPALDLDGMLARFDPAALPRHPWIYRSS, encoded by the coding sequence GTGAGCCTCACCCCCGCCGGGCGGTTCGCGCCGAGCCCGTCGGCCGACCTCCACATCGGCAACCTGCGCACCGCGGTGCTGGCCTGGTTGTTCGCCCGGTCCACCGGGCGGCGGTTCCTGCTGCGGGTCGAGGATCTCGACGACCGCACGTTCGCCGAGATCGGTACGCGTCAAGTGGCCGACCTGGCCGCGATCGGATTGGCCTGGGACGAGCCGGCGGAATGGCAGACCGGCCACCAGGACCGCTACGACGCGGTGATCGGCGATTTGGCCGAGCGCGGAGCTGTGTACGAATGCTATTGCAGCCGAAAGGATATCGCCCAGGCCCCGCAGGCCCCGCACGCCCCCGAAGGCGCGTACCCGGGAACCTGCCGTGATCTCACCGAGGCCGAGCGCGACCAGCGTCGCGCTGAAACCGGCCGTCCGCCCGCGCTGCGGCTGCGCACCGACACGTTCGTCGGCACCGTGACCGACCTCCTGCACGGCAGCTACACCGGGATCATCGACGACTTCGTGGTGCGGCGCGGCGACGGCGTGCCCGCCTACAACCTGGCTGTGGTGGTCGATGACGCCGCCTCCGGCGTCGACCAGGTCGTGCGGGGCGACGATTTGTTGAGCTCGTCTCCGCGCCAGGCGTATCTGGCCCGGCTGCTGGGCCACCCGGAACCCGCCTACGCCCACGTTCCGCTGGTGCTCAACGAAGACGGCGCCCGGCTGGCCAAACGTGACGGGGCGGTCACCCTCGCCGAGATCGGCGTCGAACGTGCGCTCGAGCAGATCAGCGCGTCGCTGGGGTGGCCGGCACTGGATCTTGACGGCATGCTCGCCCGGTTCGACCCCGCGGCATTACCGCGACATCCGTGGATATACCGGTCGAGCTGA